The following proteins come from a genomic window of Nitrosopumilus sp.:
- a CDS encoding class I SAM-dependent methyltransferase, with protein sequence MKLFLISINPFHALLWTFRRNEKDVVNLYNTLSPVMQIATGGSMLNFGYWSSCNADPISAQNNLCLIFGDLAELSSAKHVVDVGSGLSAPSKLWGDVFPNLELYDININFNQLISSGTQKNIEFLNATSTKLPFANNSVDRVLALESAQHFRPLSDFICESKRILSTSGLLVIAIPITTGNSSFGKLGVLKFTWSSEHYSLDYLKNLLIDTGFSISDELYIGSDVYPPLTNYYLENRERLKKLILENYPKYVEQILFKSLLKMRQASEDKIIDYVLLKCHM encoded by the coding sequence TTGAAATTATTTTTGATATCGATTAATCCTTTTCATGCATTACTCTGGACATTTCGAAGAAATGAAAAAGATGTTGTCAATCTTTACAACACTCTTTCACCAGTCATGCAGATAGCAACAGGTGGCTCTATGCTTAATTTTGGTTATTGGTCATCATGTAATGCAGATCCTATTTCAGCTCAAAATAATCTGTGTTTGATTTTTGGAGATTTAGCTGAATTGTCTTCTGCAAAACATGTGGTAGATGTTGGAAGTGGTTTGTCTGCTCCATCAAAATTATGGGGAGATGTTTTTCCAAATTTGGAGTTGTATGATATAAACATTAATTTCAACCAACTAATTTCTTCTGGAACACAAAAAAACATAGAGTTCTTAAACGCTACTTCTACAAAATTACCCTTTGCTAATAATTCTGTTGATCGTGTATTGGCATTGGAATCTGCACAACACTTCCGTCCTTTATCTGATTTTATCTGTGAATCAAAAAGAATATTGAGCACATCTGGATTACTTGTAATTGCAATTCCTATAACAACTGGAAATTCATCATTTGGAAAATTAGGAGTTTTGAAATTTACTTGGTCCTCTGAACACTACAGTTTGGATTATTTGAAAAATCTACTTATAGACACTGGATTTTCAATTTCTGATGAACTATACATTGGTTCTGATGTTTATCCTCCTCTAACGAATTATTATCTTGAAAATAGAGAACGATTGAAAAAATTGATTTTAGAAAATTATCCCAAATATGTCGAACAAATTCTTTTCAAATCTCTTTTAAAAATGAGACAAGCATCTGAAGACAAAATAATTGATTATGTTTTATTAAAATGTCATATGTAG
- a CDS encoding RDD family protein → MDESNSEGSSKIIIAKWADRFFAWLIDFIIVSSISTVLIFVSFGSLDYEFEENSFWMENIQYIPTSILFFVYWTVLEYKIGQTVGKKIMNLKTVNIIGERPSLKGILISSFGKAFLLPIDVVLGWFLTNEKRQRIFNKLGDTLVVKIKDVDDISDIKYLKD, encoded by the coding sequence ATGGATGAATCAAATTCAGAAGGATCATCAAAGATAATTATTGCAAAATGGGCAGACAGATTTTTTGCGTGGTTAATTGATTTTATCATTGTTTCAAGTATTTCAACGGTTCTAATTTTTGTTTCATTCGGTTCATTAGATTATGAGTTTGAAGAAAATTCATTTTGGATGGAAAACATACAATACATTCCAACCAGTATTTTATTTTTTGTGTATTGGACTGTGTTAGAATACAAAATAGGTCAAACAGTTGGGAAAAAAATCATGAATTTAAAAACAGTTAACATTATTGGAGAAAGGCCAAGTTTGAAAGGCATATTGATCAGTAGTTTCGGTAAAGCATTTTTGCTTCCAATAGACGTAGTTTTAGGATGGTTTTTGACCAATGAGAAACGTCAAAGAATTTTCAATAAACTAGGAGACACATTGGTTGTAAAAATCAAAGATGTGGATGATATTTCAGATATCAAATATTTGAAAGATTAA
- a CDS encoding DUF6659 family protein yields MLKPDVALKLYSEKCDELLHEKEIRFAGIVDKDGQLIAGGFKEGLVPHEGDETRLQSFLEFVSKASIRKEYDESLGPINYLAARRDKAVLVSFPFPITQILLLISAEPTANIETLAKKVVEIFTDVT; encoded by the coding sequence ATGTTAAAACCTGATGTTGCTTTGAAATTATATAGTGAAAAATGTGATGAATTGCTTCATGAAAAGGAGATTAGATTTGCAGGCATTGTTGATAAAGATGGCCAACTGATAGCTGGTGGATTTAAGGAAGGACTTGTTCCTCACGAAGGTGATGAGACGAGATTGCAGTCTTTTCTGGAGTTTGTTTCAAAAGCATCTATTCGTAAAGAATATGATGAAAGTTTGGGACCAATTAATTATCTTGCAGCCCGACGTGACAAGGCAGTTTTGGTAAGCTTTCCGTTCCCGATCACACAAATTCTTTTGTTAATTTCAGCTGAACCTACTGCTAATATTGAAACTTTGGCAAAAAAAGTCGTTGAAATATTCACCGACGTTACTTAA
- a CDS encoding PAS domain-containing sensor histidine kinase: protein MGLTSSLKKLNLNLSDLEEILTDHSIATVTDNEGTIVYANKKFCEISKYSEDELLGQNHRLLKSGKHSDQFYNELWTTISKGKNWNGEIKNRAKDGSFYWVKTTIIPIMDSQKNIKYYVAIRTDITREKQMQEKLSHAEKQLAQQNLSLAAKVAMKSSDIVKNERLATIGTMASRIAHDLKNPLTILHTYADMLTPEILSKLDSKDKEKWFRLQNSIFDMHRIIDDVLDFARTSEINKKKVPFLSILRLSMNHVRSSYGIIIKLPENDVTLNCDRRKIEGVMSNLINNAVHALDGQGEIDISLSLDSEFVTIKVKDSGPGIPDENMEKIFEPMFTTKNTGTGLGLVICKSIVEQHGGNISVSNNPTTFTIKLPL from the coding sequence ATGGGTCTTACATCATCATTAAAAAAATTAAATTTGAATTTGTCTGATTTGGAAGAAATTCTTACAGATCATTCTATTGCTACAGTTACTGACAATGAAGGGACTATTGTGTATGCAAACAAAAAATTTTGTGAAATATCAAAATATTCTGAAGACGAATTATTGGGGCAAAACCATAGGTTATTGAAATCTGGTAAACATTCCGACCAATTTTACAATGAATTGTGGACTACAATATCTAAGGGGAAAAATTGGAATGGTGAAATAAAGAATCGTGCAAAAGATGGTTCATTTTATTGGGTTAAAACTACAATTATTCCAATTATGGATTCTCAAAAAAATATAAAATATTATGTTGCGATCAGAACTGATATTACTAGAGAAAAACAAATGCAAGAAAAACTCTCACATGCTGAAAAGCAACTAGCGCAACAAAATCTTTCACTTGCAGCTAAAGTTGCAATGAAAAGTTCTGACATCGTGAAGAACGAACGACTAGCAACAATAGGAACTATGGCAAGCAGGATTGCTCATGACCTGAAAAATCCCTTGACAATATTGCATACATATGCTGATATGTTAACACCTGAGATTCTCTCAAAACTGGATTCTAAAGATAAAGAAAAATGGTTTCGATTACAAAACTCCATCTTTGATATGCATAGAATAATAGATGATGTTTTAGATTTTGCCAGAACCAGTGAAATAAACAAGAAAAAAGTTCCATTTTTGAGTATTCTGAGATTGTCTATGAATCATGTGCGTTCCTCTTATGGTATTATAATCAAATTGCCTGAGAATGATGTGACTTTGAACTGCGATCGTAGAAAGATTGAAGGTGTAATGTCTAATTTGATCAATAATGCAGTTCATGCATTAGACGGCCAGGGTGAAATTGATATTTCATTATCTTTGGATTCTGAATTTGTTACTATCAAAGTAAAGGATTCGGGTCCTGGAATTCCTGATGAAAACATGGAAAAAATCTTTGAACCAATGTTTACAACAAAAAATACTGGTACTGGCCTAGGGTTAGTAATTTGTAAAAGCATAGTTGAACAACATGGTGGAAACATATCTGTTAGTAATAATCCTACAACTTTTACCATAAAATTACCTCTTTAG